The following DNA comes from Streptomyces pristinaespiralis.
ACCCTGCGCCGTGGGCGGTTGGACAGGGAGAAACGAGAAGGTGGCAGCACCGAACAGGGGCCGAAGGCCCGCGGGGGCTCAGGGCAAGCCGGGGCGTGCCCTGGCTCTGATCCTGATCGCCATGGTCGCGCTCACGGGCGGGATGTTCTGGGCCGGTCAGCTCACGCCGCGTCTGGGCATCGATCTGGCGGGCGGTACGACCATCACGCTCGAGGCCAAGAACCAGCCTGGCCAGGAGAACGCGGTCAACGAGACCAACATGAACACCGCGGTCGGCATCATCGAGCGCCGTGTCAACGGGCTCGGCGTCTCCGAGGCCGAGGTTCAGACCCAGGGCAACAGTCACATCATTGTGAACATCCCCAAGGGCACGAACTCGGAGCAGGCCCGCGAGCAGGTCGGTACCACCGCCCAGCTGTTCTTCCGGCCCGTTCTGACGGTGGCCGCCGGCGGCCCGGCCGCCCCGGAGCCCTCGCCGAGCGCCTCGACCAGCGGTGCGCCCAAGGACGACAAGGACAAGGAGACGGCCACCCCGCCGTCCGGCACGCCGTCGCCCAGTGCCACCACCCAGGGCCGCGCGGTCACCGAGGGCCTCAAGGCCCCGGCCGCCAGCCCCAGCCCGTCGGCCTCGACGTCCGGCTCGCCCAAGGCGTCCGAGAGCCCCGCGCCCGGCGAGAGCCCCGCGCCGACGCCGTCGGCCGACCCGGCCACCGCGGCGCTGGAGAAGCAGTTCACCGCCCTGGACTGCACCGACGACAAGGCCCGCGGCAAGCTCGGCGACAACGTCAAGCCGACCGAGCCGAGCGTCGCCTGCGGCAAGAACAGCGCCGGCCAGTGGGAGAAGTACATCCTCGGCCCCGCCGAGGTGAACGGTAAGGACGTCGACGACGCCAAGGGCCAGCTGGACCAGCAGCGCGGCATGTGGATCGTCACGATGGACTTCACCGAGGCCGGTGCCAAGAAGTTCCAGAAGATCACCAGCCGGCTGTCGCAGCAGCAGCCCCCGATGAACCAGTTCGCCATCGTCCTCGACGGTGAAGTGGTCTCGGCCCCGCAGGTCAACCAGACCCTGAGCGCCAGCGCCGAGATCACCGGCAGCTTCGACCAGGAGTCCGCCCAGAACCTGGGCAACATCCTGTCCTACGGCGCGCTGCCGCTGTCCTTCGAGGAGGACAGCGTCACCACCGTCACCGCCGCCCTCGGTGGCGAACAGCTCAAGGCCGGTCTGATCGCCGGTGCGATCGGCCTCGCCCTGGTCGTCATCTACCTGGTCGTCTACTACCGCGGCCTGTCGCTGATCGCTCTGCTGAGCCTCGGCGTCTCCGCGATCCTCACGTACACGATCATGACGCTGCTCGGCCCGGCCATCGGCTTCGCGCTGAACCTGCCGGCGGTCTGCGGCGCCATCGTCGCCATCGGTATCACCGCCGACTCGTTCATCGTCTACTTCGAACGCATCCGGGACGAGATCAGGGAAGGACGCACCCTGCGTCCCGCCGTCGAGCGCGCCTGGCCGCGCGCCCGTCGCACCGTCCTGGTCTCCGACTTCGTGTCGTTCCTCGCCGCCGCGGTGCTGTTCGTCGTCACCGTCGGAAAGGTCCAGGGCTTCGCGTTCACGCTGGGTCTGACCACCCTGCTCGACGTGGTCGTGGTCTTCTTCTTCACCAAGCCGGTGATGACGCTCCTGGCCCGCCGGAAGTTCTTCGCCAGCGGCCACCCGTGGTCCGGACTCGACCCGAAGCGGCTCGGCGCCAAGCCGCCGCTGCGCCGCTCGCGCCGCACCACCGCCCCGACGACCGACCCGAAGGAGGCCTGAGATGTCGCGACTCGGCAATCTCGGCGCCAGGCTCTACCAGGGCGAGGTCGGTTACGACTTCGTCGGCAAGCGCAAGGTCTGGTACGGCGTCTCCATCCTGATCACGATCACCGCGATCGTCGCCCTCGCCGTCCAGGGCCTCAACATGGGCATCGAGTTCAAGGGCGGAGCGGTCTTCACGACCCCGAAGTCGGAGGTGGGCGTCACCCGGGCCACCGAGGTGGCCGAGGAGATCTCCGACCACATCCCGATCGTCCAGGAGCTGGGCACCGGCGGTCTGCGCATCCAGATCAGCGGCGTGGACACGGCCGAGGCCGACCGCGTCCAGGCGGAGCTCGCCAAGGCCCTGAACATCGAGGCCGACAAGATCAACGCCGACCTCGTGGGCCCCAGCTGGGGTGAGCAGATCGCCAACAAGGCCTGGACCGGCCTCGGCGTCTTCATGCTCCTGGTGGTGGTCTACCTGGCCATCGCCTTCGAGTGGCGGATGGCCGTGGCGGCCCTGGTCGCGCTGATCCACGACATCACCATCACGGTCGGCATCTACTCGCTCGTCGGGTTCGAGGTCACCGTCGGTACGGTCATCGGTCTGCTGACCATCCTCGGTTACTCGCTGTACGACACGGTGGTCGTCTTCGACAGCCTCAAGGAAGGCCAGAAGGACATCACCAAGCAGACCCGCTTCACCTACAGCGAGATCGCCAACCGCAGCATCAACAGCACCCTGGTGCGTTCCATCAACACCACGGTCGTCGCGCTGCTGCCGGTCGCCGGCCTGCTGTTCATCGGCGGCGGCTTCCTCGGCGCCGGCATGCTCAACGACATCTCGCTGTCGCTGTTCGTCGGCCTCGCGGCCGGTGCCTACTCCTCGATCTTCATCGCCACTCCGCTCGTCGCCGACCTCAAGGAACGCGACCCGCAGATGAAGGCCCTGAAGAAGCGGGTGCTCGCCAAGCGCGCGGCCGCCGAGGCCAGGGGCGAGGCCGGGGAGGACCAGCAGGACGAGGCGTCGGACGCCGCGGTGCCCGACGGCGCAGCGGCCGCCGGTGCGGTCGTCGGACCCCGCGGCCGTGGCCGCGGCCGCCCCTCGGGCAGGCGTTGATGACGCTCAGCACCCAGGAACTCCTGCTCAGCCGCATCCGTGACGTCGCCGACTACCCGAAGCCGGGGGTGATGTTCAAGGACATCACGCCCCTGCTCGCGGACCCGGTGGCCTTCACGGCGCTGACCGAGGCGTTCACCGAGTTCTGCGTCCGGCACGGCGCGACGAAGATCGTGGGCCTGGAGGCGCGCGGCTTCATCCTGGCAGCGCCGGTCGCCGTCCGCGCCGGCATGGGCTTCATCCCCGTCCGCAAGGCGGGCAAGCTCCCCGGGGCGACGCTCTCCCAGGCGTACGAGCTGGAGTACGGCACCGCAGAGATCGAGGTG
Coding sequences within:
- the secF gene encoding protein translocase subunit SecF; its protein translation is MSRLGNLGARLYQGEVGYDFVGKRKVWYGVSILITITAIVALAVQGLNMGIEFKGGAVFTTPKSEVGVTRATEVAEEISDHIPIVQELGTGGLRIQISGVDTAEADRVQAELAKALNIEADKINADLVGPSWGEQIANKAWTGLGVFMLLVVVYLAIAFEWRMAVAALVALIHDITITVGIYSLVGFEVTVGTVIGLLTILGYSLYDTVVVFDSLKEGQKDITKQTRFTYSEIANRSINSTLVRSINTTVVALLPVAGLLFIGGGFLGAGMLNDISLSLFVGLAAGAYSSIFIATPLVADLKERDPQMKALKKRVLAKRAAAEARGEAGEDQQDEASDAAVPDGAAAAGAVVGPRGRGRGRPSGRR
- a CDS encoding adenine phosphoribosyltransferase gives rise to the protein MTLSTQELLLSRIRDVADYPKPGVMFKDITPLLADPVAFTALTEAFTEFCVRHGATKIVGLEARGFILAAPVAVRAGMGFIPVRKAGKLPGATLSQAYELEYGTAEIEVHAEDLSAGDRVMVIDDVLATGGTAEASLELIRRAGAEVAGVAVLMELGFLGGRARLEPALAGAPLEALITI
- the secD gene encoding protein translocase subunit SecD: MAAPNRGRRPAGAQGKPGRALALILIAMVALTGGMFWAGQLTPRLGIDLAGGTTITLEAKNQPGQENAVNETNMNTAVGIIERRVNGLGVSEAEVQTQGNSHIIVNIPKGTNSEQAREQVGTTAQLFFRPVLTVAAGGPAAPEPSPSASTSGAPKDDKDKETATPPSGTPSPSATTQGRAVTEGLKAPAASPSPSASTSGSPKASESPAPGESPAPTPSADPATAALEKQFTALDCTDDKARGKLGDNVKPTEPSVACGKNSAGQWEKYILGPAEVNGKDVDDAKGQLDQQRGMWIVTMDFTEAGAKKFQKITSRLSQQQPPMNQFAIVLDGEVVSAPQVNQTLSASAEITGSFDQESAQNLGNILSYGALPLSFEEDSVTTVTAALGGEQLKAGLIAGAIGLALVVIYLVVYYRGLSLIALLSLGVSAILTYTIMTLLGPAIGFALNLPAVCGAIVAIGITADSFIVYFERIRDEIREGRTLRPAVERAWPRARRTVLVSDFVSFLAAAVLFVVTVGKVQGFAFTLGLTTLLDVVVVFFFTKPVMTLLARRKFFASGHPWSGLDPKRLGAKPPLRRSRRTTAPTTDPKEA